One segment of Olsenella uli DSM 7084 DNA contains the following:
- a CDS encoding PTS sugar transporter subunit IIB produces MAKMKHILLSCGSGIVTSTVARKKVEALLDSHGYKGQYEITQIPLASAPEKSRNYDFIVATSIAPTELHCPYVNGVPYLMGRGAEETDAQILKLMEED; encoded by the coding sequence GCACATTCTTCTCTCCTGCGGTTCAGGAATCGTCACTTCGACGGTAGCGAGGAAGAAGGTCGAGGCGCTTCTTGACAGCCATGGCTATAAGGGGCAGTACGAAATTACTCAGATTCCCTTGGCTTCGGCTCCGGAGAAGTCTCGAAACTACGACTTTATTGTTGCGACTTCGATAGCCCCTACTGAGCTCCACTGCCCCTATGTGAATGGGGTCCCGTATCTGATGGGCCGGGGGGCTGAGGAGACTGACGCTCAGATTCTAAAGCTCATGGAAGAGGATTAG